A genomic segment from Pseudoduganella chitinolytica encodes:
- a CDS encoding M35 family metallo-endopeptidase yields MPIDWSKKFKPEYDAARAVIAQNGNYAPDWRPLVRELEELMSPTGFDAGKENALGKLRVKVTEGTGKAKVSEDRGILQGAAAWVEGDAGTLTAAAKKRAACLKLLRHVYLQNKAGNRKVWVVSLPTAITDWPSRYITAHGDTVGAAKTALASNNEIFSEEQKRYLGTSVQQALAWCQKAGIVLAQAASKGKDKATTDARAMVSRWFAEAGLADATLATYIADLGAGFKKIIAMLNKGNLVLTDWVPFRGTTDADEADFLAAEAFTFASNGEGMDVVYIESTFFTWAAGDILTGQANWTRIVVHELSHLVCGTADVKNGGDRYGSYGIGPHAGYPGSDCIRNADNWAFFAADCGGALTDAERASALTIK; encoded by the coding sequence ATGCCGATCGACTGGAGCAAGAAATTCAAGCCGGAATACGATGCGGCACGGGCCGTCATCGCCCAGAACGGCAACTACGCACCTGACTGGCGGCCGCTGGTGCGGGAACTGGAGGAGCTGATGTCGCCCACGGGTTTCGACGCCGGCAAGGAAAACGCGCTGGGCAAGCTGCGCGTGAAGGTCACGGAGGGCACCGGGAAGGCAAAGGTGAGCGAGGACCGTGGCATCCTGCAGGGAGCCGCGGCCTGGGTCGAAGGCGACGCGGGCACCTTGACGGCGGCCGCGAAGAAGCGCGCCGCCTGCCTGAAGCTGCTGCGCCACGTCTACCTGCAGAACAAGGCGGGCAACCGCAAGGTCTGGGTAGTGTCGCTGCCGACCGCCATCACGGACTGGCCGAGCCGCTACATCACCGCACACGGCGATACGGTGGGTGCGGCGAAGACCGCCCTTGCCAGCAATAATGAAATCTTCAGCGAGGAACAGAAGCGCTATCTAGGCACCAGCGTGCAGCAGGCGCTGGCCTGGTGCCAGAAGGCCGGTATCGTGCTTGCCCAGGCAGCGTCGAAGGGCAAGGACAAGGCCACCACGGATGCGCGCGCAATGGTGTCTCGCTGGTTCGCCGAAGCGGGGTTAGCCGATGCGACCCTTGCCACCTACATCGCGGACCTGGGCGCGGGCTTCAAGAAGATCATCGCCATGCTCAACAAGGGCAACCTCGTCCTGACGGACTGGGTGCCGTTCCGCGGCACGACCGATGCCGACGAAGCCGACTTCCTGGCCGCGGAGGCGTTCACATTCGCCAGCAACGGCGAAGGCATGGACGTCGTCTACATCGAAAGCACCTTCTTCACCTGGGCAGCCGGCGATATCCTCACCGGCCAGGCCAACTGGACCCGCATCGTCGTGCACGAGTTGTCGCACCTCGTCTGCGGTACCGCGGACGTGAAGAATGGCGGGGACCGCTATGGCTCGTACGGCATCGGGCCGCACGCCGGCTATCCGGGCAGCGACTGTATCCGCAATGCCGACAACTGGGCCTTCTTTGCCGCCGATTGTGGCGGTGCGCTGACCGATGCCGAGCGCGCGAGTGCTTTGACAATCAAGTGA
- a CDS encoding DUF4280 domain-containing protein has translation MPNQVSMGAMMTCTMGAAPSSLVVLPKNKVLCEGPPAANIMDHIPMVNILPFGVCMSPANPMVAAATAAAMGVLTPMPCIPATAAPWVPGAPTVLLANMPTLDNVSKCLCNWGGVIQFTTSGTVKTQVP, from the coding sequence ATGCCAAACCAAGTCTCCATGGGCGCCATGATGACGTGCACGATGGGCGCAGCCCCATCGTCGCTCGTTGTCCTGCCCAAGAACAAGGTCCTGTGCGAAGGCCCGCCGGCGGCCAACATCATGGACCACATCCCGATGGTGAATATCCTGCCGTTCGGGGTCTGCATGTCGCCCGCCAATCCGATGGTGGCGGCGGCAACCGCCGCGGCGATGGGCGTGCTGACGCCGATGCCGTGCATTCCTGCGACCGCGGCGCCCTGGGTGCCGGGCGCGCCCACGGTGCTGCTGGCGAACATGCCCACGCTCGACAACGTGTCGAAGTGCCTGTGCAACTGGGGCGGCGTGATCCAGTTCACGACCTCCGGCACCGTCAAGACGCAGGTGCCTTGA